In Roseiconus lacunae, a genomic segment contains:
- the hisH gene encoding imidazole glycerol phosphate synthase subunit HisH: MITIVDYQMGNLRSVQKAVQRVGGEAKISSDPHEIATADRLILPGVGAFGDAMAEINRRDLATPIRDFCQTRRPFLGICLGLQLLFEEGFEHGTHRGLGILSGDVVRFELPEHLKVPHMGWNTVKKQSDCELLEDIGDSSHFYFVHSFYVRPSDPSVVALTCDYGGDFCAMIAQGNLFATQFHPEKSQSNGLQLLRRFTQLASHSGAPTA; this comes from the coding sequence ATGATCACAATCGTCGACTACCAAATGGGGAACCTTCGCAGCGTTCAAAAAGCGGTGCAACGCGTCGGCGGCGAGGCCAAGATTTCATCAGATCCTCATGAAATCGCAACGGCCGATCGGTTAATCCTGCCCGGCGTCGGTGCATTTGGTGACGCGATGGCGGAAATTAATCGACGTGATCTCGCGACACCGATCCGCGATTTCTGCCAGACCCGGCGTCCGTTCTTGGGAATCTGCCTCGGCCTGCAATTGCTTTTCGAAGAAGGCTTCGAGCACGGAACCCATCGCGGACTGGGCATTCTTTCCGGCGACGTCGTTCGCTTTGAACTGCCCGAGCACTTGAAAGTCCCACATATGGGGTGGAACACAGTCAAGAAGCAGAGTGATTGTGAGTTGCTCGAAGATATTGGCGATTCGTCCCACTTCTATTTCGTGCACTCGTTTTACGTGCGGCCCTCCGATCCATCGGTCGTCGCCCTGACCTGTGACTATGGCGGCGACTTTTGTGCCATGATCGCCCAGGGTAACTTGTTTGCCACCCAGTTCCACCCCGAGAAGAGCCAGTCGAATGGGCTGCAGCTTCTCCGTCGCTTCACCCAACTCGCCAGTCATTCCGGAGCACCGACCGCGTGA
- the hisG gene encoding ATP phosphoribosyltransferase, which translates to MTMGLLNNNLRIGIPSKGRLSELSGELLAQAGLNFRRQNRGLFAKVKGLPIDMIFLRTDDIPTLVAEGAIDMGITGSDLVEEANANVSTRMRLGVGRCRLAICIPEDSEIKSANELDGKRIATSFPSVTKAYLGQHNALAHMVSLSGSVEVMIGLGVADAIVDLVETGSTLAANRLRVLEEIGSYETVLIQNDRCRDVEMANRVVRRLEGVVIARDFALLEYNVPLAKLADAEKITPGFNSPTIGTLEDETLRSVRVMVRRDEIIDVMEKLERLGATAIFQTTISNCRL; encoded by the coding sequence ATGACGATGGGATTACTCAATAACAACCTGCGAATCGGGATTCCAAGCAAGGGTCGACTGAGCGAACTTTCGGGAGAACTTCTCGCCCAAGCGGGGCTTAATTTTCGTCGCCAGAATCGCGGCCTGTTTGCCAAAGTCAAAGGTCTGCCGATTGACATGATTTTTCTGCGAACCGATGACATTCCCACGCTCGTTGCCGAAGGTGCAATCGATATGGGGATCACCGGTAGCGACTTAGTCGAAGAAGCCAACGCGAATGTCTCCACTCGGATGCGGCTGGGCGTCGGCCGCTGCCGGTTAGCGATCTGCATCCCCGAAGACAGCGAGATCAAATCGGCAAACGAGTTGGATGGGAAACGTATCGCGACAAGTTTTCCGTCGGTCACGAAAGCTTACTTGGGACAGCACAATGCGCTCGCACACATGGTGTCGCTCTCGGGCAGCGTCGAAGTGATGATCGGATTGGGGGTCGCCGATGCGATTGTAGACCTGGTCGAAACGGGAAGCACGTTGGCGGCCAACCGATTGCGGGTCCTGGAAGAAATCGGTTCTTACGAAACGGTGTTAATCCAAAACGATCGCTGCCGTGACGTGGAAATGGCAAACCGAGTCGTCCGGCGATTAGAAGGTGTCGTGATCGCCCGTGATTTCGCGTTGTTGGAATACAATGTCCCGCTTGCCAAACTGGCCGACGCCGAGAAGATCACGCCAGGATTTAATTCACCGACCATCGGGACACTCGAAGACGAAACGTTGCGCAGCGTTCGTGTGATGGTCCGCCGAGACGAGATTATCGACGTGATGGAAAAACTCGAACGTCTTGGCGCGACGGCGATCTTCCAGACGACGATTTCCAATTGCCGACTGTAA
- a CDS encoding CAP domain-containing protein, with product MFLYPHVRILNLFAAAMVMLPMLTTSAIAQDVVANSPRSAGRATTLTNSTVVTPGRYYCSRCQTWHQRQVSTSVAPQATAIPQTAGNAVRRVAAGSAEVLRSSAGIQNVLSVLNRQRSRQGLRSLRPDPALQAVAERRAQQMASMGTKSHPPGSFSPGRYEGVGWSSSYSPNGVYACYTSDPSMSVAGAAMATGRDGVYFAVVYR from the coding sequence GTGTTCCTGTATCCCCATGTAAGAATCCTCAACCTGTTTGCAGCTGCGATGGTCATGCTGCCGATGTTGACTACGTCGGCGATCGCACAAGACGTCGTAGCGAATTCGCCTCGCTCGGCCGGGCGTGCGACCACGTTAACGAATTCAACGGTTGTGACTCCGGGGCGATATTACTGCTCGCGGTGCCAAACGTGGCACCAACGTCAAGTGTCGACCAGCGTTGCGCCGCAAGCGACCGCAATTCCGCAAACCGCCGGCAATGCGGTGAGGCGGGTAGCTGCGGGGTCGGCGGAGGTGTTGCGGTCGTCAGCCGGCATCCAAAATGTGCTGTCGGTCTTGAATCGTCAGCGATCACGTCAAGGATTGCGTAGCCTTCGACCCGACCCGGCTTTGCAGGCGGTTGCCGAACGCCGTGCTCAGCAGATGGCGAGCATGGGGACGAAGTCGCATCCACCGGGATCGTTTTCGCCTGGCCGATACGAGGGTGTCGGCTGGTCCAGTTCCTACTCGCCCAACGGGGTTTATGCGTGCTATACAAGCGATCCCAGCATGAGCGTCGCCGGGGCGGCAATGGCGACCGGACGAGATGGCGTCTATTTCGCAGTGGTTTACCGCTAG
- a CDS encoding rhodanese-like domain-containing protein: MSEELPIEIDVQSVKALRQANEDFLLLDVRQPEEYATAKIEGSTLIPMGEILDRIEELEPHRDSRIVVHCHHGGRSMQVTQALRGRGFGQTQNMAGGIDAWSLEVDAEVPRY; the protein is encoded by the coding sequence ATGTCTGAAGAATTGCCGATCGAAATTGATGTCCAATCCGTAAAGGCTTTACGTCAAGCGAATGAAGACTTCCTATTGCTCGATGTCCGCCAGCCCGAAGAGTACGCGACGGCAAAGATCGAAGGCAGCACGCTGATCCCCATGGGCGAGATTCTCGATCGTATCGAGGAATTGGAACCGCATCGCGATTCGCGAATCGTGGTCCATTGCCATCACGGTGGCCGCAGCATGCAAGTCACACAGGCACTGCGCGGCAGGGGATTCGGTCAGACACAAAACATGGCTGGCGGTATCGACGCCTGGAGCCTTGAGGTGGACGCAGAAGTCCCCCGTTATTGA
- a CDS encoding phosphoribosyl-ATP diphosphatase produces MPDSLMPLDRLMKTLAERAETRPAGSYTTKLMDGGSEKIGAKILEEAAELIEAADEPGDEGRNHFVYEAGDLIYHTLVMLAYRGVELDEVAAELARREGTSGLSEKASRKPSQ; encoded by the coding sequence ATGCCCGACTCATTAATGCCGCTCGATCGCCTGATGAAAACGCTTGCCGAACGAGCCGAAACCCGTCCCGCCGGGTCATACACGACGAAGTTGATGGACGGCGGCAGTGAAAAAATTGGCGCGAAGATTCTCGAAGAGGCTGCCGAATTGATCGAGGCGGCCGACGAACCCGGTGACGAAGGACGCAATCACTTTGTCTACGAAGCGGGCGATTTGATCTATCACACGCTCGTCATGCTGGCTTACCGAGGTGTTGAGCTGGACGAAGTCGCCGCCGAATTAGCGCGGCGCGAAGGCACCTCGGGGCTAAGCGAAAAGGCCAGTCGCAAACCTTCGCAATAA